In Juglans regia cultivar Chandler chromosome 5, Walnut 2.0, whole genome shotgun sequence, the following are encoded in one genomic region:
- the LOC108998773 gene encoding ABSCISIC ACID-INSENSITIVE 5-like protein 2, translating to MGIQTMGSQGNGQQPHLQPSPLTRQSSWYNLTLNEVKNQLGDMGKPVGSMNLDELLQKVWAAEANQSMEMDNDNSSSASSFQREASATLARALSGKTVDQVWTEIQQGRNKRYGEGPKGQDSNMKLGETTLEDFLVQAGLFAQAFVGPTMGLDIVEAVTPQNFPQKMGLSSSPSTCSLSDTTAPGWKRTASDTFEKTLDRRLKRKIKNRESAARSRARKQAYHNELVSKVSHLEEENIKLKKEKEFDKMLPRESSPETKYQLRRTSSASF from the exons ATGGGGATTCAAACAATGGGGTCTCAAGGCAATGGTCAACAGCCTCATTTACAACCATCCCCACTGACAAGGCAGAGCTCATGGTATAACCTCACCCTTAATGAAGTAAAAAACCAATTGGGGGACATGGGGAAACCAGTGGGTAGCATGAACCTTGATGAGCTTCTGCAGAAAGTGTGGGCCGCTGAAGCAAATCAATCCATGGAAATGGACAATGACAACTCCTCTTCAGCATCTTCCTTCCAACGTGAGGCTAGTGCAACATTGGCTCGGGCATTGAGTGGGAAGACGGTTGATCAAGTGTGGACAGAGATTCAACAAGGGCGGAACAAGAGGTATGGTGAAGGCCCAAAGGGTCAGGATAGCAATATGAAACTTGGGGAAACGACTTTAGAGGACTTCCTTGTACAAGCAGGGCTTTTTGCCCAAGCTTTTGTAGGTCCTACCATGGGGTTGGATATTGTTGAGGCAGTGACCCCTCAAAATTTTCCACAAAAGATGGGTTTGTCATCATCCCCTTCAACGTGCTCGTTATCCGATACAACAGCACCTGGATGGAAAAGGACTGCCTCAGATACATTTGAGAAGACTTTGGACAGGAGGCTTAAGAGAAAAATCAAGAACAGGGAATCGGCTGCACGCTCACGAGCTAGAAAACAG GCTTACCATAACGAGCTAGTGAGCAAAGTCTCACATCTAGAAGAGGAGAATATAAAGCTTAAGAAAGAGAAG gaatttgataaaatgttGCCTCGTGAATCATCACCTGAAACAAAATACCAGCTCCGAAGAACAAGTTCAGCCTCTTTTTGA